CGGTAATAATTGAAAAGTATACGGGTATATATGTCCCCATGAAAAAATACTACTAACCAAGTTGGGCATGTGTTAGGTATTGATGCTTATTGCTTGGCAACTACTAGCCAATCAAAATCATGCACGTTGAAGCGCTAGGCGCCAGCTAGTATCTGTTGCGCTCCAACATTAAATGGGAGTAAAGTGAAAATATCTACAAGAGGCTAAGACCAAGAAGGCGCAACCTCTTAATCGAGCTTTGAATAGTACTTGTACGTTCTTTTTTAGTAACTCCATCTCTCACGccacaaattatatatgtatacgtATACCCTACCCCTTCTTAATTAGGTAGCGAGCGGACCATGCATAGGTAAAGACCATTTAAGTAAAACCTCGTCAAGTTTTTGCAACTACTTTGATTTGATGATGCACCCAGATATTGCACACAGGCATTACTTAATCAAAtcactgtttctaaaaaaaattatttatagttttcaaattttcactaATTGAGTATATCAATCGATGTAATTATTTGCCCatatcttataatataaatGTAGTAAAGCACGTGGCAGCAagcataattaaaaattaagatgcaGCTAGCTAGTACTTTATTTAGTCTATAGAAATACAtgataaataaccaaaaaagaaaagcttaatTAGTTATGTAATATGAAAACAAAGCTTAGTTTCGGAAGAGAAGTAGATAAATCAAGGCaggggatatatatataagaatatgaAAAGCTCATAGATGAGATGGTGGGAGAATCAGAGGTTGGAAATCATGGCGAAGAGCAGCTTCCCAGATGGTGTGGAGACGGAAGAAGTTGCAAGTGTTGCCGCAGTCATGCTCCTCCCAACCCTCAAGTGCATGCACTATACCTCCTATTTTCCACGCACTCATCACCCTCCTCCCAAGCCAGTTCTACAACAACAATTTATTCATTACACTATGCATACATCtatcaattttaatataaaagtaacagatatatatatatatatataaatatatctatacaTATTCAAATATGTACCTCACAGGAGTCGATGTTTTGGGCAGACTTGGGAACACGCATAGCTGGAGTGGAGTGGTAGAAACAGTCCTTGCGGAGTTTCTTCGGAGGAAAGTGAGAAAAGGGGACAAAGAGGGTTCCTTCTTTTGCCTTCATCTGCTCTTCTTTCTCTATTCCATCCCCCACCAACCACACCGTTGGGGAGTAATAACTTTTGTTTGTAGACAATACCAGATTCTTGACGACCCCAGATTTGATGAGTTTGATGTGTTCCTCTTTGCGTAACAATACCACCTATACGTACACATTACCACGTTAGCTTTTGTTTGGCTTGAGAAGATGAGTACATTTCAGTTCTTATATTTAGACACCTTGACGCCCTTTTGGCATAGAGCAAAGACAACGGCCGACGCAACCTTTGTGAGATTTCCTCTAAAGACAATCTCTGTGGTTTCCTTAGGAATATTGTTGACCACCACCGCAGCTGCCATGCTGCTTCCATCCACTAGTCTTATCTTCAACTTTGGATACTTTTGCACGTACATCTCTCCATACCCGTTTAGCTCCGCCCGCTCATTAATCGTGTGTTAATTAGTTACTTATCCAATAGTTAttcaatattcatatatatatgatagctTTGAAGTAAATAAACTTACATTGTTCATGAGGCCAAGACTCATTACTTTTACACCCTTTGCATCTGCTTCAAGGATAGCTCCCTCTATTAAATTGTTGATGGACTCATGGCGGCGCTGTGATTTATACTACGACCGCATGTTTTATGaggcaaaattagtattaaactttatatgaaaattacaaAAGGTATACCCACGagaaaatatttctttgttcaaattaaaaaaattacgcacgcatgtgttgttgtttgtttgaaaaaatagtAGTGAAGTCTAACATAAAAAGTAAACCCGTACGTTTGTgtcaagagagagaggaaaatgCTTACGTGAAAGGAAAACTTGGGAAGGAGGTGAGAGTGAAGGGTGAGGTGACGGAGACGGTTTCGCTCAAAGACCAAGGTGCGCGAGGAGAGAGCGGAGGTGAGAACAAATGAGCATAGGAGAGTGAAGGGCCACATGAAGCATGTGAGATACCATGGGGATCGATTCCACAAGGGGAAAGAGGAGAGGGAAGGGAAGCCAAGGCGCATTTGGTAGATGGAGTCGTGAGTGGTGAGGTGAGTGAGGTAGATGACGTCGGGTGAGTCCTCCTCTCTCTCCAAGGACCTCTCGTATAGTGACTCGCTCAACTTATCAGTCGTCCCGTAGATGTAGTCGTATATCGGCATGAACAGAGAGTAGTTGGTCCGGAACTGCGTGTGGTGGAGCGAGTGGAACCTTCAACGTATTTGATGCCATgttatatatgcatgcatacattcaaaatctaaataaatagtATATACGCTTTACAAAGGACGTACGAGGGGGTGTAGCATAGGAACTTGAGGGGAGGGAAGAGGTGAAAGAGACGCTTAGGGAAAAGTTCGAAGTTGCAGTGTCCCATGTTGTTCATGAAGTCAATGTAAGTCATGTATCCAATGATGGGAACAATGGAGAGGATCCCACACAGGGACGCTGTTACCATGGGTATGGCAAAGAGTAGTGAGTAGGCGATGTGCTCGGCAAAGGGGTGTACCACAGCTGCCAAGTTTGATTTAAGATACTTTATGGTTGTATAACTATAGATAGAAATAGAACATAGAAAAACGGTGGATGAAGGTACATACACGTGATGGGCTCGGTGACAATAGAGGAGTGGTGGTGAGAATGGTAGCGAGAGTAGAGGAAGTGGTGGTGTAAAGCTCTGTGGAACCAGTAGTAGAGGAACTCGACAGGACCAGCGTGAAGCAGAGCCATGAGGAGGGCTCCGTCTAGTCTCCAGAGAGGAAGATGGGAGGCGCCTGGGAGCTTGATGTTGGCGAGATACATGAGGAGAGTGTTGAAGATGATTTGGTCATCCCAAGTGCGCTCTCGGTCCACTTGCTCAAACTCAATGGGCTTGTCCACGATCTTCGTCGTTCCCTTAGCCGTCCTCTGGCGCGACACACTGATCCATATCTGGCTGTGAACTATTCGCCACAGCATCAACACGACTATCATCAGTCTGCTGAAGTCTTTATGATCCTCATCCGCAACAGTCACGTACGAGTGCATGCTCGCCATCACAAACGGGGCCACCAAGAGGTACTTGAAGCTACCAAGGGGACTCCATGGCCACTCCGTCAGAGCTCCGGGCTTCGA
This region of Camelina sativa cultivar DH55 unplaced genomic scaffold, Cs unpScaffold00637, whole genome shotgun sequence genomic DNA includes:
- the LOC104773764 gene encoding protein CER1-like 1, whose amino-acid sequence is MASKPGALTEWPWSPLGSFKYLLVAPFVMASMHSYVTVADEDHKDFSRLMIVVLMLWRIVHSQIWISVSRQRTAKGTTKIVDKPIEFEQVDRERTWDDQIIFNTLLMYLANIKLPGASHLPLWRLDGALLMALLHAGPVEFLYYWFHRALHHHFLYSRYHSHHHSSIVTEPITSVVHPFAEHIAYSLLFAIPMVTASLCGILSIVPIIGYMTYIDFMNNMGHCNFELFPKRLFHLFPPLKFLCYTPSFHSLHHTQFRTNYSLFMPIYDYIYGTTDKLSESLYERSLEREEDSPDVIYLTHLTTHDSIYQMRLGFPSLSSFPLWNRSPWYLTCFMWPFTLLCSFVLTSALSSRTLVFERNRLRHLTLHSHLLPKFSFHYKSQRRHESINNLIEGAILEADAKGVKVMSLGLMNNRAELNGYGEMYVQKYPKLKIRLVDGSSMAAAVVVNNIPKETTEIVFRGNLTKVASAVVFALCQKGVKVVLLRKEEHIKLIKSGVVKNLVLSTNKSYYSPTVWLVGDGIEKEEQMKAKEGTLFVPFSHFPPKKLRKDCFYHSTPAMRVPKSAQNIDSCENWLGRRVMSAWKIGGIVHALEGWEEHDCGNTCNFFRLHTIWEAALRHDFQPLILPPSHL